In Zonotrichia albicollis isolate bZonAlb1 chromosome 11, bZonAlb1.hap1, whole genome shotgun sequence, a single genomic region encodes these proteins:
- the REC114 gene encoding meiotic recombination protein REC114, with translation MAAAGGSRASQPGLASAPGTAGDTSLLGSATVWPLKRYARFLPPKDGDDEGQVTSWKVFESNEESGPLVLTIVESGHFFISQGQTVLEGFSLIDSHKWLKIVRRADCLLLQAQAKSECRMFRVQFGGSCREEVQERCSSCVHKLRQFLPVQGAEEQSPSQDSQAMDTEHAPDEPLPDSCTSLGERRSVAQLAQWVLRQRPELPPVLRPPAWSARELGTFMRLCLMDQHFPAFVEDVEKELHRLAKE, from the exons ATGGCGGCAGCTGGCGGCAGTCGTGcctcccagcctgggctggcttCGGCGCCGGGCACCGCCGGCGACACCTCCCTCCTCGGTAGCGCCACAGTGTGGCCCTTGAAGCGCTACGCTCGCTTCCTCCCCCCGAAGGACGGTGACGATGAGGGGCAGGTCACCTCGTGGAAG GTGTTTGAATCAAATGAAGAATCAGGCCCTCTTGTCCTTACCATTGTGGAGTCTGGCCATTTCTTTATTTCCCAAGGGCAAACAGTGCTG GAAGGCTTTTCCCTGATCGATTCCCACAAGTGGCTGAAGATAGTGAGGAGAGCAGAttgcctgctgctccaggcacagGCCAAG AGCGAGTGCCGCATGTTCCGCGTGCAGTTcggaggcagctgcagggaggaggtgcAGGAGCGCTGCAGCAGCTGCGTCCACAAGCTCAGGCAGTTCCTGCCCGTGCAGggggctgaggagcagagccccagccaggacagccaggcCATGGACACCGAGCACGCA CCAGATGAGCCTCTCCCAGACTCCTGCACAAGCCTTGGAGAAAGAAGATCTGTAGCACAGCTTGCACAG TGGGTGCTGCGGCAGCGGCCggagctgcccccggtgctgcgGCCGCCGGCCTGGAGCGCCCGCGAGCTGGGAACCTTCATGCGCCTGTGCCTCATGGACCAGCACTTCCCTGCCTTCGTGGAGGAcgtggagaaggagctgcacaGGCTGGCCAAGGAATGA